One window from the genome of Spirosoma rhododendri encodes:
- a CDS encoding SusC/RagA family TonB-linked outer membrane protein, which produces MKKLLPIPHSPGWLTGQFLLACFLLAGEQTPTFARTATPDLAVSGLSATAKADRTITGRVIDDKNEAIPGVSVIIKGTQRGTVTDADGRYKLDVPDGNAQLVFSFVGYLSQEVSVANQSTVNITLKSDDKVLDEIVVIGYGTARKSDLTGAVSGVKEAELLERPAPSLNQQLSGRLPGVQVNTNSGRPGGRTTVRIRGFSSINSSNNPLYVVDGVMLPQNTGDQFSNPIDYINPNDITNVEVLKDASSTAIYGARGANGVILVTTRKGKAGESRVTYDGQFSVNTIGPNKPKVLNAREYLAVEDLAYANIAKFDPTGWAAGKYTNLDPVARRRTFSAAHPGVFDANLNPLYDTDWFKESAQNKLSQNHQLGFSGGNERTQYSISLNYRDDQGLIKTSYMKRYSGRFTLDDQVKSWLKVGGTLNYNYQTENLVDVNDAVARQIVEDFPFLPVRYPDTGIFAENRDYPQAEGTMSSVHRLMDRRYIQNTQTTLGSLYANITLAKGLEFRSVLGANIQTQEINQSQTRTLNIGGNGNASGNNNRTNFWSSENYLTYNRQFGPDHSFTGLLGISWQETTRFGIGASVSGFATDYFGFNNLGAGATNPQVSSYADRFAFNSYFGRINYGYKNRYLFTATGRADGSSKFGENNKFAFFPSAALAWRVSEEDFLRGNPTISNLKIRTSYGLTGNSEIPPYSSLSLLSSNYATIYGDTRAGGTGINRLANPDLRWEKTAQYDVGLELGLFKGRVNIEADYYYRLTTDMLLDAPVPQSSGYATIRRNVGSMQNQGFEFAVNTVNVNGPKFTWNTTFNISFNRNKVLSLATPSDIFNVGGPNFTNPTNVIRVGEPVGSFWGLTRLGTWSEAERDEAARYTSYRNGLTILPGDIKYLDVNGDRAITDADRSIIGNGSPKGWGALTNNFRFGNFDATLELQYMFGNQVMMMNLHSSEDRQALANSYSSVLMAWTPQNQDTPIAQIRDTRAGYVTNVDSHWIKNGSFLRGRNLLFGYTFPAAVTNRLKMNRLRLYASAQNFFLLLEDPIVGDPEVTPTNQGTGNSAFSQGMIWHNYPKPTTYLLGIQLGL; this is translated from the coding sequence ATGAAAAAACTACTACCCATCCCGCACTCACCGGGCTGGCTTACGGGGCAATTCTTGCTAGCCTGTTTTTTACTGGCGGGTGAACAAACGCCCACGTTTGCCCGAACGGCAACGCCCGATCTGGCCGTATCGGGCCTGTCAGCAACTGCAAAAGCTGACCGCACGATTACGGGCCGGGTTATCGACGACAAGAACGAAGCGATTCCGGGCGTGAGCGTCATTATCAAAGGCACGCAGCGCGGAACCGTTACCGACGCCGACGGCCGGTATAAGCTGGATGTTCCCGACGGCAACGCGCAGCTGGTCTTCTCATTCGTGGGCTACCTGTCGCAGGAGGTAAGCGTGGCCAATCAGTCGACCGTCAATATCACGCTGAAATCCGACGACAAGGTGCTGGATGAAATCGTGGTGATCGGTTACGGTACCGCCCGCAAGTCTGACCTGACGGGAGCCGTATCGGGTGTCAAGGAAGCCGAACTGCTGGAACGTCCCGCACCGTCGCTCAATCAGCAACTGTCGGGGCGGTTACCGGGGGTGCAGGTCAACACCAACTCCGGGCGTCCGGGTGGTCGTACGACGGTTCGGATTCGGGGCTTTAGCTCGATCAACTCGTCCAACAACCCGCTTTACGTGGTCGACGGCGTCATGCTGCCGCAAAATACCGGCGATCAGTTCAGCAACCCGATTGACTACATCAACCCCAACGACATTACCAACGTTGAGGTATTAAAAGATGCGTCGTCGACGGCCATTTACGGGGCGCGGGGTGCCAACGGCGTTATTCTGGTCACAACCCGCAAAGGCAAAGCGGGCGAAAGCCGGGTTACGTACGACGGTCAGTTCAGTGTCAACACCATCGGCCCCAACAAGCCGAAAGTGCTGAACGCCCGCGAGTATCTGGCGGTGGAAGATCTGGCTTACGCCAACATTGCCAAGTTCGACCCCACGGGCTGGGCGGCTGGCAAATACACCAACCTCGACCCAGTGGCCCGGCGCAGAACGTTCAGCGCAGCCCACCCCGGCGTGTTCGATGCCAACCTGAACCCACTCTACGACACCGACTGGTTTAAGGAGTCGGCGCAAAACAAGCTGTCGCAGAACCACCAATTGGGCTTTAGTGGTGGTAACGAACGGACTCAATACTCGATTTCGCTCAACTACCGCGACGATCAGGGGTTGATCAAGACCTCGTACATGAAACGGTATTCAGGACGCTTTACCCTCGACGATCAGGTGAAGAGCTGGCTGAAAGTGGGCGGTACGCTGAACTACAACTACCAGACCGAAAACCTGGTCGACGTCAATGACGCGGTAGCCCGGCAGATCGTGGAAGACTTCCCCTTCCTGCCCGTGCGCTACCCCGATACTGGCATCTTCGCGGAGAACCGCGACTATCCGCAGGCTGAGGGCACGATGAGCTCGGTACACCGGCTGATGGATCGCCGGTACATCCAGAACACGCAGACCACGCTGGGTAGTCTGTACGCCAACATCACGCTGGCGAAAGGGCTGGAGTTCCGCTCGGTACTCGGTGCAAACATTCAGACGCAGGAGATTAACCAGTCGCAGACTCGTACGCTGAATATCGGCGGCAACGGTAACGCGTCGGGTAACAACAACCGCACGAACTTCTGGTCGTCGGAAAACTACCTGACCTACAACCGGCAGTTCGGCCCCGATCACTCATTTACGGGTCTGTTGGGTATCTCGTGGCAGGAAACCACCCGGTTTGGCATCGGCGCGTCGGTGAGTGGGTTCGCTACCGACTACTTCGGTTTCAACAACCTGGGCGCGGGTGCTACCAACCCGCAGGTGTCGTCGTATGCTGATCGGTTTGCGTTTAACTCCTACTTCGGGCGGATCAACTACGGCTACAAGAACCGGTACCTGTTCACGGCAACCGGCCGTGCCGATGGTTCGTCTAAATTCGGGGAAAACAACAAATTCGCGTTTTTCCCCTCGGCGGCTCTGGCCTGGCGCGTGTCGGAGGAAGACTTCCTGCGTGGCAACCCAACCATCTCGAACCTAAAAATTCGTACCAGCTACGGTCTGACGGGTAACTCCGAAATTCCTCCCTATTCGTCGCTGTCGCTGCTCAGCTCCAACTACGCCACGATCTACGGCGACACGCGGGCGGGTGGTACGGGTATCAACCGACTGGCGAACCCGGACCTGCGCTGGGAAAAAACGGCACAATACGACGTGGGCCTTGAATTGGGGCTGTTTAAAGGGCGCGTCAACATCGAAGCTGACTACTACTACCGCCTGACGACCGATATGCTGCTCGACGCCCCCGTACCGCAGTCGAGCGGTTACGCGACCATCCGGCGCAACGTTGGTTCGATGCAGAATCAGGGCTTTGAATTCGCCGTCAACACAGTCAATGTTAACGGGCCCAAGTTTACCTGGAATACGACGTTCAATATCTCATTCAACCGCAACAAAGTATTGTCGCTGGCAACTCCGTCGGACATCTTCAACGTAGGTGGGCCTAACTTCACCAACCCAACCAACGTTATCCGGGTCGGCGAGCCGGTTGGTTCGTTCTGGGGGCTGACCCGCCTGGGTACCTGGAGCGAAGCCGAGCGTGACGAAGCGGCCCGCTACACCAGCTACCGCAACGGCCTGACAATTCTGCCCGGCGACATCAAGTACCTCGATGTAAACGGCGACCGCGCCATCACCGACGCTGACCGCAGCATCATCGGCAACGGTAGCCCGAAAGGCTGGGGTGCGCTGACCAACAACTTCCGGTTCGGCAATTTCGACGCTACGCTTGAATTGCAGTATATGTTCGGCAATCAGGTGATGATGATGAACCTGCACTCGAGCGAAGACCGGCAGGCGCTGGCCAACAGCTACAGTTCAGTACTGATGGCCTGGACACCGCAGAACCAGGATACGCCCATTGCCCAGATTCGGGATACGCGGGCGGGTTATGTGACCAACGTCGACAGTCACTGGATCAAGAACGGCTCATTTTTGCGCGGCCGTAACCTGCTGTTCGGCTACACCTTCCCGGCTGCCGTTACCAACCGGCTGAAGATGAACCGGCTCCGGCTGTATGCGTCGGCGCAGAACTTCTTCCTGCTGCTGGAAGACCCCATCGTTGGCGACCCCGAAGTAACGCCGACCAACCAGGGCACCGGCAACAGCGCCTTCTCGCAGGGCATGATCTGGCACAACTATCCGAAACCAACCACGTATCTGCTGGGCATTCAACTTGGCCTGTAA
- a CDS encoding RagB/SusD family nutrient uptake outer membrane protein, whose amino-acid sequence MRHTNLKQISRALLCGFALTSVVGCKTFLEEQAPSNLSPDSFYTIPDHAEAGIAATYSGLRFMGDGAGIFSNNWQLLEALTGTSTTETAQNSDLNNLYGLVHDGNTIHVVNYWNGLYRIIANANLVLARTPGIPQMDAAQKTKILGEARFLRASAYFTAVQLWGAIPLITQPQSAVSTDFMPVRTSPEEVYKLIVDDLVAAEAAGLAWTDATGRTNLAAVKTQLSKVYLTMAGFPLSKGASYYKLAADKALEVITYANANPSSINLFSTYDDVHRESNKNRLEHLFMIQYNTSVAANPMDNFYPNFKPVTYNGPGGTGSSVPTPSFYNSYESGDLRAKDQVGYFYTTYYTNGNGTQFSLGAPYVFKHFNRTANGTSGVAGTRQNNLNVPQIRFAETLLIYAEAQNEMGGPNQAAYDAMKRIRDRATLTTPALGSFTQATFRDAVLRERWHELCYEQITWFDMVRLRKVYNDKTNGFDNFVGHINPSSNQALQEKHLLLPIPRQELLNNPNLKTQNPGYPGV is encoded by the coding sequence ATGAGACATACAAACCTAAAACAGATCAGCCGGGCCCTCTTGTGTGGGTTTGCCCTGACGAGCGTCGTCGGCTGTAAAACGTTTCTGGAAGAGCAGGCTCCGTCGAACCTAAGCCCCGACAGCTTCTACACCATTCCCGACCATGCCGAAGCAGGCATTGCTGCTACCTATTCCGGACTGCGGTTTATGGGCGACGGAGCCGGGATTTTCTCCAACAACTGGCAGTTACTGGAAGCCCTGACGGGTACATCGACGACGGAAACCGCGCAGAACTCCGACCTTAACAACCTGTACGGACTGGTTCACGACGGCAACACCATCCACGTTGTCAACTACTGGAATGGACTGTACCGGATCATCGCCAACGCCAATCTGGTTCTTGCCCGGACACCCGGCATTCCGCAGATGGATGCTGCTCAGAAAACCAAAATCCTGGGAGAAGCCCGGTTTTTGCGGGCATCGGCTTACTTCACAGCTGTACAGCTGTGGGGTGCCATCCCGCTGATTACCCAACCGCAATCGGCAGTTTCGACGGATTTCATGCCAGTACGTACGTCGCCGGAGGAGGTTTACAAACTGATTGTCGATGATCTGGTAGCGGCCGAAGCCGCTGGTTTGGCCTGGACCGACGCGACCGGACGGACCAATCTGGCAGCGGTGAAAACGCAGTTGTCGAAGGTGTACCTGACCATGGCGGGTTTTCCGCTCAGCAAGGGTGCTTCGTACTACAAACTGGCCGCCGACAAAGCGCTGGAAGTGATCACCTACGCCAACGCCAACCCCTCGTCGATCAACCTGTTTTCGACCTACGACGACGTACACCGGGAGAGCAACAAAAACCGGCTGGAGCATCTGTTCATGATCCAGTACAACACGTCGGTAGCCGCTAACCCGATGGACAACTTCTACCCCAACTTCAAACCGGTGACCTACAACGGTCCCGGCGGGACGGGCAGCTCGGTGCCGACGCCATCGTTCTACAACTCCTACGAAAGCGGGGATTTGCGGGCGAAAGATCAGGTGGGCTATTTCTACACGACCTACTACACCAACGGCAACGGTACGCAGTTCAGCCTGGGTGCGCCTTACGTGTTCAAGCACTTCAACCGGACGGCCAATGGTACGTCGGGCGTGGCCGGAACGCGTCAGAACAACCTGAATGTACCGCAGATTCGCTTCGCTGAAACGCTGCTGATTTACGCCGAAGCGCAAAACGAAATGGGTGGTCCGAATCAGGCGGCTTACGACGCCATGAAGCGGATTCGCGACCGGGCCACGCTGACGACGCCCGCGCTGGGCAGCTTCACGCAGGCTACCTTCCGCGACGCCGTACTGCGCGAGCGCTGGCATGAGCTGTGTTACGAGCAGATCACGTGGTTCGATATGGTCCGGCTGCGGAAGGTGTACAACGACAAAACCAACGGCTTCGACAATTTCGTGGGTCACATCAACCCCAGCTCCAACCAGGCGTTGCAGGAAAAGCACCTCCTGCTACCCATCCCCCGGCAGGAACTCCTGAACAACCCAAACCTGAAAACCCAAAACCCAGGGTATCCGGGCGTGTAG
- a CDS encoding helix-turn-helix domain-containing protein, translating to MKLQFERIEPGAGSSFRVIHATGAEPCRVFWHHHPEYEIVFIPAGQGRRHIGNSVGHYDAGDLVFIGPNLPHLNFSYGHVGDAFEEVVVQLRADFMGDSFLSRPELATVRRLFERSHTGLLFGAETRQAVTDWMKQLPGQTPFERLLTLLQVLHIMATATDGVPLHADGTRFELNPKEQARIDRVCQYVEAHYAEPIDIRTVADLANLTIPAFSRYFKRMTHLTFTDFVNEYRVSQAQRLLHSARTIADVGTAVGFVNLSHFNKTFREATGQTPSAYRKGVTMIE from the coding sequence ATGAAACTACAGTTTGAGCGTATCGAGCCGGGGGCGGGAAGTTCGTTTCGGGTCATCCATGCGACAGGGGCTGAACCGTGTCGGGTGTTCTGGCACCATCACCCCGAATACGAGATCGTGTTTATTCCGGCGGGGCAGGGCAGGCGGCACATCGGTAACAGCGTCGGGCATTACGACGCGGGCGATCTGGTGTTTATCGGCCCGAATCTGCCGCACCTGAACTTCAGCTACGGCCACGTTGGCGATGCGTTTGAGGAAGTCGTTGTGCAGCTACGCGCCGATTTTATGGGTGACTCGTTTCTGAGCCGACCCGAACTGGCAACTGTCCGGCGGCTATTCGAGCGGTCGCATACGGGCTTGTTGTTTGGTGCCGAAACCCGGCAGGCTGTAACTGACTGGATGAAGCAATTGCCTGGCCAAACGCCGTTCGAGCGGTTGCTGACCTTACTTCAGGTGCTGCACATCATGGCAACGGCTACCGATGGCGTCCCACTCCACGCCGATGGCACCCGCTTTGAACTAAACCCCAAAGAGCAGGCCCGCATCGACCGGGTATGTCAGTATGTCGAAGCGCACTATGCCGAACCCATCGACATCCGCACCGTTGCTGATCTGGCTAATCTGACCATTCCGGCGTTCAGCCGCTATTTCAAGCGCATGACCCACCTGACGTTTACTGATTTCGTCAATGAATACCGCGTCAGTCAGGCGCAGCGGCTGCTGCATTCGGCCCGTACCATCGCCGACGTAGGTACAGCGGTGGGTTTCGTCAACCTGTCGCATTTCAACAAAACCTTCCGCGAAGCCACCGGCCAAACCCCCAGCGCGTATCGGAAGGGAGTTACAATGATTGAGTGA
- the msrA gene encoding peptide-methionine (S)-S-oxide reductase MsrA — translation MKNVLTFAASLLLLAGCAQAQSNETAPAKLPTPKAGEAVADFAGGCFWALDEGMSQLKGVREVISGYAGGKTKNPTYEEVGTDLTGHAETVQVYYDPKVISYDKLLDAFFAGHDPTTLNRQGPDRGRDYRSVAFYRTPDEKKAIEAAIKRVNDSHHYDGKVVTEVAPLTTFWPAEEYHQNYFALHPNQPYIQSVSLPKVEKLRKAMKGYLKNDSALTMNK, via the coding sequence ATGAAAAACGTACTGACATTCGCTGCGAGTCTTCTACTGCTGGCCGGATGCGCACAGGCTCAGTCGAACGAGACGGCTCCAGCTAAATTACCAACGCCCAAAGCAGGCGAAGCCGTAGCCGACTTTGCCGGGGGCTGTTTCTGGGCACTCGATGAAGGCATGAGCCAGCTGAAAGGCGTGCGGGAAGTTATTTCCGGTTACGCAGGCGGCAAAACCAAGAACCCTACCTACGAAGAAGTTGGCACCGACCTGACCGGTCATGCCGAAACCGTGCAGGTTTATTACGACCCGAAAGTAATCTCGTACGATAAATTGCTCGACGCGTTCTTCGCGGGTCATGATCCCACGACGCTGAACCGGCAGGGGCCAGACCGGGGCCGCGACTATCGTTCGGTAGCGTTTTACCGTACGCCAGACGAGAAAAAGGCCATTGAAGCCGCTATCAAGCGCGTCAACGACTCGCACCACTACGACGGCAAAGTTGTCACGGAAGTGGCTCCGCTGACGACGTTCTGGCCCGCTGAAGAGTACCATCAGAACTATTTCGCCCTGCACCCCAATCAGCCTTACATCCAGAGTGTATCGTTGCCGAAGGTCGAAAAGCTGCGGAAAGCGATGAAAGGTTATCTGAAAAATGATAGCGCATTGACCATGAATAAGTAA
- a CDS encoding MFS transporter: MNTTIPLNIHRNPLIKNVLTFFSNPLALAVGLVFASDSLLFSSWLAHIPEVKARLGLSDGQLGLVLFAMPAGLLTMNPFTGRIIARLGEAKACLWSAVGLALTVCIPVNAPNALVLSLGLFLMGLNASLINVAMNTAATNLERQQNIVIMSACHGMWSLGGLIGSGVAGIIIAQHIPPSWHVFALSGLILLLTVLLQPRLAQIPSSSRTSTGEKAGSSFVKPTVDLWLMILIGITVSMGEGVALDWSAVYLHETLGASSQVAALGFGCFSLTMTGLRFVGDAITPRIGARRWLIIGGFVGAAGLALAVLVPYPPTALIGFALLGVGCSLGAPILYAAALRIPGIPPAAGLATFASFSFVGFLAGPPLIGFIAEAAGLPYGLSFVALMMLVSSLISRKVNLY; this comes from the coding sequence ATGAATACCACCATACCGCTAAACATTCACCGCAATCCACTCATCAAAAACGTACTGACGTTTTTTTCGAATCCGCTAGCCCTAGCGGTGGGGCTGGTCTTCGCATCCGACAGTTTGCTGTTCAGTAGCTGGCTGGCGCACATCCCGGAGGTAAAAGCCCGACTGGGGCTGTCAGACGGTCAGCTTGGGCTGGTGCTGTTTGCGATGCCCGCAGGCTTGCTCACAATGAATCCCTTTACGGGCCGTATCATTGCCCGGCTGGGTGAAGCCAAAGCCTGCTTATGGTCGGCAGTGGGGCTGGCCCTGACCGTGTGTATCCCCGTCAACGCACCCAACGCGCTGGTGTTGAGTCTCGGTTTGTTTCTGATGGGTCTGAACGCATCGCTCATCAACGTAGCCATGAACACCGCGGCAACGAACCTGGAGCGCCAGCAAAACATCGTGATTATGTCGGCTTGCCACGGCATGTGGAGCCTGGGCGGACTTATCGGGTCGGGCGTAGCAGGTATCATCATCGCGCAGCATATCCCGCCATCGTGGCACGTCTTCGCGCTGTCGGGGCTGATTCTTCTCCTGACGGTTTTGCTACAACCCCGCCTGGCCCAAATTCCGTCGAGCAGCCGCACATCGACGGGTGAAAAAGCTGGTTCGTCGTTCGTCAAACCCACGGTCGATCTGTGGCTGATGATTCTGATTGGCATAACCGTATCGATGGGTGAAGGGGTTGCTCTCGACTGGAGCGCCGTTTATCTGCACGAAACGCTGGGGGCCAGTAGTCAGGTAGCCGCGCTGGGTTTTGGCTGTTTTTCCCTGACCATGACGGGCCTACGCTTCGTCGGCGATGCCATCACACCCCGCATCGGTGCCCGGCGCTGGCTGATAATCGGTGGGTTTGTCGGTGCTGCCGGGCTGGCGCTGGCGGTTCTTGTTCCCTACCCGCCCACGGCCCTGATCGGTTTTGCGCTGCTGGGTGTCGGCTGCTCGCTGGGTGCACCGATTCTGTACGCGGCTGCGCTGCGCATTCCGGGTATTCCCCCGGCGGCTGGTCTGGCCACGTTTGCGTCGTTCAGCTTCGTCGGCTTTCTGGCGGGCCCGCCCCTGATTGGCTTTATCGCCGAAGCTGCCGGGCTTCCCTACGGCCTCAGTTTCGTTGCCCTGATGATGCTGGTTTCGTCACTTATCTCCCGAAAAGTAAATCTGTACTGA
- a CDS encoding HAD family hydrolase — protein sequence MNAVIFDMDGVIVDTNPTHHTAWHRYFEQHGKPLTDADFLEHVSGKHNSQIVKHLFADKPLTNDEIRQLGDEKEALFRELYKDVITPVPGIPEFLKALKEAGIKTAVGTSAPLENLDFVLDALDLRQYFDVLLHERSITHPKPNPEVYEKAMSMLGVTSDESVIFEDSMTGIQAAKASGAYVVGVATTQSPDELRPFVNDVIRDFTEMTLDRLREGVGVA from the coding sequence ATGAACGCCGTTATTTTCGACATGGATGGTGTCATTGTCGACACGAATCCGACCCACCACACTGCCTGGCACCGTTATTTTGAACAGCACGGCAAGCCCCTCACCGACGCCGATTTTCTGGAGCACGTTTCGGGTAAGCACAACTCGCAGATCGTCAAACACCTGTTCGCCGACAAACCCCTGACCAACGACGAAATCCGGCAGTTGGGCGACGAGAAAGAAGCGCTGTTCCGCGAGTTGTACAAAGATGTTATCACGCCTGTTCCGGGCATTCCAGAATTCCTGAAAGCACTGAAGGAAGCAGGTATCAAAACGGCGGTTGGCACGTCGGCTCCGTTGGAAAACCTCGACTTTGTACTCGACGCACTAGACCTGCGCCAATACTTCGACGTACTACTCCACGAACGCTCGATCACGCACCCCAAACCCAACCCGGAGGTGTACGAGAAGGCTATGTCGATGCTGGGCGTTACATCCGATGAAAGCGTGATTTTTGAAGATTCGATGACGGGCATTCAGGCGGCTAAAGCATCCGGTGCTTACGTCGTCGGCGTCGCCACCACGCAATCGCCCGACGAGCTACGCCCGTTCGTCAACGACGTTATCCGCGACTTCACCGAAATGACGCTCGACCGCCTGCGGGAAGGCGTTGGCGTCGCTTAA
- the bla gene encoding class A beta-lactamase, subclass A2, translating into MRTLLLLVGLLTIISPTFAQVEQLQAKIEQVINGKKATVGVGIYEFGSRQTLTINDDKRMPMQSVYKFHVALAVLSEIDKGRFKLTQQMHVKKSDLVPGLHSPMGEDYPNGEVDLPLSKLIQYMVAESDGSACDYLFRLLGGPKQVDAFIHQLGIQNLAIRETEAVMQARGNWDIQYTNWTTQTAMLDLLKLFYQRKILSLNSQDFLWKTMVSTTTGENRLKKLLPTGTEVAHKTGTSATREDGLMGAVNDAGFIVLPNGKCIAISVFVSNSTEGVQTNERIIADIAKLTYDHFAGSN; encoded by the coding sequence ATGAGAACCCTTTTACTGCTTGTTGGCTTGTTGACTATCATTTCGCCAACCTTTGCTCAGGTTGAGCAACTACAGGCAAAAATTGAGCAGGTCATCAACGGAAAAAAAGCAACGGTGGGCGTGGGTATCTACGAATTTGGCAGCCGACAAACGCTGACAATAAACGACGACAAACGCATGCCAATGCAGAGCGTGTACAAGTTTCATGTTGCGCTGGCCGTGCTAAGCGAGATAGACAAAGGGCGATTCAAACTCACGCAGCAAATGCACGTGAAGAAGAGCGACCTGGTACCCGGCTTGCATAGCCCAATGGGCGAAGACTATCCGAATGGTGAGGTGGATTTGCCACTGTCTAAACTCATTCAGTACATGGTTGCCGAGAGCGATGGTAGTGCCTGTGATTACCTGTTTCGGCTGTTAGGCGGTCCGAAGCAGGTTGACGCGTTTATTCACCAGCTGGGTATTCAAAACCTAGCCATCCGGGAGACGGAAGCCGTGATGCAGGCACGGGGGAACTGGGATATTCAATACACGAACTGGACAACCCAGACCGCGATGCTCGACTTGCTGAAGCTTTTCTATCAGCGTAAAATTCTATCGCTCAACAGCCAGGATTTTCTGTGGAAAACGATGGTCAGTACGACGACGGGCGAGAACCGACTTAAGAAGTTGCTACCGACCGGTACTGAAGTCGCTCATAAAACGGGCACGTCGGCAACGAGGGAAGACGGCCTGATGGGTGCCGTCAACGATGCAGGCTTCATCGTGTTGCCAAACGGCAAATGCATCGCCATCAGTGTATTCGTCTCGAATTCAACCGAGGGTGTACAAACGAATGAGCGGATCATCGCTGATATCGCAAAGCTGACTTACGATCACTTTGCCGGATCGAATTGA
- a CDS encoding peptidase associated/transthyretin-like domain-containing protein, giving the protein MRYVTVFLLICLTICHVPNRARAQGKYVVGTVVDQVSRKPVDKVTVVNKRTTQRARTNAAGRFFLTLQPGDSLIMNSQLYNRVGILYDGSDNPTIVARALPPMPYRVVDLAEVTVTGKRYEEVKREIQLELAEPTASRKVTGEQAFDRLADGAGVTLLYEMFGKRPKSDRKAYYIMQQDRRHALALERFRLLVEQATSLKADEVDRFHDYCDFDDDFLLKASDYDLINAIQQMRNGFRINQHRPSGIAADPEQSHQPPARQQSGQPLGQRPPEQRPPGQ; this is encoded by the coding sequence ATGCGTTACGTCACCGTTTTTCTGCTGATCTGCCTGACTATTTGCCACGTGCCCAATCGAGCGCGGGCGCAGGGGAAATATGTAGTCGGGACGGTGGTTGATCAGGTGTCGAGGAAGCCAGTCGACAAGGTGACGGTGGTCAACAAACGCACGACGCAGCGGGCACGGACCAATGCCGCGGGGCGTTTTTTCCTGACGTTGCAACCCGGCGATTCACTGATTATGAACAGTCAGTTGTATAACCGCGTGGGTATTTTGTACGACGGCTCCGACAACCCCACGATCGTGGCCCGCGCCCTGCCGCCCATGCCCTACCGGGTGGTTGATCTGGCCGAAGTGACCGTGACGGGTAAACGCTACGAAGAAGTAAAGCGTGAAATTCAGCTGGAACTGGCCGAACCGACGGCGTCGCGCAAGGTAACGGGTGAGCAGGCATTCGACCGGCTGGCCGACGGCGCGGGCGTGACGCTGCTGTACGAGATGTTTGGTAAGCGGCCCAAATCCGACCGTAAAGCGTACTACATCATGCAGCAGGACCGGCGGCACGCGCTGGCCCTCGAACGCTTCCGGCTACTGGTCGAACAGGCCACGTCGCTAAAAGCCGACGAGGTTGACCGGTTTCACGACTACTGCGATTTCGACGATGATTTTCTCCTGAAAGCGTCTGACTACGACCTCATCAACGCCATTCAGCAGATGCGGAACGGGTTTCGTATCAATCAGCACCGGCCGAGCGGGATAGCTGCCGACCCGGAGCAGTCGCATCAGCCACCGGCGCGCCAACAATCAGGTCAGCCGCTGGGGCAGCGCCCGCCGGAGCAACGGCCCCCGGGTCAGTAA